The Nocardioides sp. S-1144 genome includes a region encoding these proteins:
- a CDS encoding enoyl-CoA hydratase-related protein, protein MPDLDVDLTDSVLRLTLNRPDVLNALTGEMSLALAEALEGVNARDDVRVVVLTGAGEAFSTGADIGGDEAHERFGSDAMDVAARMVRGIVASDTPVLAAVNGIAAGVSCSLALACDVIVARDSAAFLLPFARIGFMVDGGASATVAAAVGRARAMRMGLLAEPLSAQEAHDAGLVTHVAPAAEYDDVVATLVRRLAAGAPLAQAATKRAINAATLAHLDAALDRERSGQTLLMRTADVAEGMRAFSERRRPVFRGE, encoded by the coding sequence ATGCCCGACCTCGACGTCGACCTGACCGACTCCGTCCTGCGCCTGACGCTGAACCGCCCCGACGTCCTCAACGCCCTGACCGGCGAGATGTCGCTCGCGCTCGCCGAGGCGCTCGAGGGCGTGAACGCGCGCGACGACGTCCGGGTCGTCGTGCTGACCGGGGCGGGCGAGGCGTTCTCGACCGGCGCCGACATCGGCGGCGACGAGGCGCACGAGCGGTTCGGCTCCGACGCGATGGACGTCGCGGCCCGGATGGTGCGCGGCATCGTGGCCAGCGACACCCCGGTGCTCGCGGCGGTCAACGGGATCGCCGCCGGGGTGTCCTGCTCCCTGGCGCTGGCCTGCGACGTGATCGTCGCGCGCGACAGCGCCGCGTTCCTGCTGCCGTTCGCGCGGATCGGCTTCATGGTCGACGGCGGCGCCTCGGCCACGGTGGCCGCCGCGGTCGGACGGGCCCGCGCGATGCGGATGGGCCTGCTGGCCGAGCCGCTCTCCGCGCAGGAGGCGCACGACGCCGGCCTGGTCACCCACGTGGCGCCGGCGGCGGAGTACGACGACGTGGTCGCCACGCTGGTGCGCCGCCTGGCCGCGGGCGCCCCCCTCGCGCAGGCCGCGACGAAGCGCGCGATCAACGCCGCCACCCTCGCCCACCTCGACGCGGCCCTGGACCGCGAGCGCAGCGGCCAGACCCTGCTCATGCGCACCGCCGACGTCGCCGAGGGGATGCGGGCGTTCTCCGAGCGGCGGCGGCCGGTCTTCCGCGGCGAGTAG
- the clpS gene encoding ATP-dependent Clp protease adapter ClpS, with the protein MSAASPVEVDPGLETTPEHDDITVLATPWVTIVWNDPVNLMSYVTYVFQKHFGYARKKAEKLMMEVHEDGRSVVSTGTREEMERDVQAMHEYGLWATLSKAE; encoded by the coding sequence GTGTCCGCCGCTAGTCCTGTCGAGGTCGACCCGGGGCTCGAGACCACTCCGGAACACGACGACATCACCGTCCTGGCCACCCCCTGGGTGACCATCGTGTGGAACGACCCGGTCAACCTCATGTCCTACGTCACCTACGTGTTCCAGAAGCACTTCGGCTACGCCAGGAAGAAGGCGGAGAAGCTGATGATGGAGGTCCACGAGGACGGCCGGTCGGTGGTCAGCACGGGCACCCGCGAGGAGATGGAGCGCGACGTCCAGGCCATGCACGAGTACGGCCTGTGGGCCACGCTCTCCAAGGCCGAGTGA
- a CDS encoding DUF2017 domain-containing protein: MSTGFTRHRRSGRVIAAFTGFEADLLRSLTGQLVELLRNESAVVDDERDPFEALMDFSGPTAEPEDPVLLRLFPTAYADDDEAASEFRRFTEGGLRDGKARAASLVIDTLEEAGLPPLLEEDGLMIDVELDPPAAETWLRSFTDVRLALATRLGIEDGDEQYWYDLPEEDPRSQAHDIYEWVGYLQETLVQALTDRSGPR, translated from the coding sequence ATGAGCACGGGATTCACCCGGCACCGGCGCAGCGGCCGGGTCATCGCGGCCTTCACCGGCTTCGAGGCCGACCTGCTGCGCTCCCTGACCGGTCAGCTCGTCGAGCTGCTGCGCAACGAGTCCGCGGTCGTCGACGACGAGCGCGACCCGTTCGAGGCGCTCATGGACTTCTCCGGGCCGACCGCCGAGCCCGAGGACCCGGTCCTGCTGCGGCTCTTCCCGACGGCCTACGCCGACGACGACGAGGCCGCCTCGGAGTTCCGCCGCTTCACCGAGGGCGGCCTGCGCGACGGCAAGGCCCGCGCGGCGTCCCTGGTCATCGACACCCTCGAGGAGGCCGGCCTGCCGCCGCTGCTCGAGGAGGACGGGCTGATGATCGACGTCGAGCTCGACCCCCCGGCCGCGGAGACGTGGCTGCGCTCCTTCACCGACGTCCGGCTCGCCCTCGCGACCCGGCTCGGCATCGAGGACGGCGACGAGCAGTACTGGTACGACCTCCCCGAGGAGGACCCCCGCTCGCAGGCGCACGACATCTACGAGTGGGTCGGCTACCTGCAGGAGACCCTCGTGCAGGCCCTCACCGACCGATCGGGACCCCGCTGA
- a CDS encoding universal stress protein, with amino-acid sequence MTVVVAYSADQFGHAAVEHGAREALAQKELLVVVNASTGQKLVDSRFAPDEEIRTLTAGLEAQGLEVEIRHDVVADVADAVLAAARESGARLVVVGIRKRTPVGKLIMGSVAQRVILDADCPVLAVKP; translated from the coding sequence ATGACCGTCGTCGTGGCCTACAGCGCCGACCAGTTCGGCCACGCGGCCGTCGAGCACGGCGCCCGCGAGGCCCTCGCCCAGAAGGAGCTGCTCGTCGTGGTCAACGCCTCGACCGGCCAGAAGCTCGTCGACTCCCGGTTCGCCCCGGACGAGGAGATCCGCACCCTCACCGCCGGCCTCGAGGCGCAGGGCCTCGAGGTGGAGATCCGCCACGACGTCGTCGCCGACGTCGCGGACGCCGTCCTCGCCGCCGCGCGCGAGAGCGGCGCCCGGCTGGTCGTCGTGGGGATCCGCAAGCGGACGCCGGTCGGCAAGCTGATCATGGGCAGCGTGGCGCAGCGGGTCATCCTCGACGCCGACTGCCCGGTGCTGGCCGTCAAGCCCTGA
- a CDS encoding tripartite tricarboxylate transporter permease, with product MELLLEGFQSALTPTNLLFAVIGVLLGTSVGVLPGIGPAMTVAMLLPVTYSVGVDSAIIMFAGIYYGGMYGGSTTSILLNTPGESSSVVTAIEGNKMAKRGRAAQALATAAIGSFVAGTIGTALLALLAPTVADVVVKLGAPSYFAIMLLALFMVTAVLGASKLRGFISLFLGLTIAIVGTATGQARLTFDQPLLADGIDVVVVAVAIFAIGEALWVAAHLRRKPLEVIPVGQPWMSKADWGRSWKPWLRGTALGYPLGAVPAGGAETPTFLSYITERKLSKHPEEFGKGAIEGVAGPEAANNASAAGTLTALLAIGLPTTATAAVMLLALRGYGLQPGPQLFDAEPELVWTLIASLFVANALLLVINLPMAPIWAKLLQIPRPYLYAGILFFASLGAYSVNFEAFDLGLLLVFGLLGLTMRRFALPVLPLIIGVILGPELEEQVTTALTISQGDVSTLWSEPVAIVVYALMAVLLLLMVLAGLRKPPATAAPTDPEPAVASDSSDPSDTDKQEVPR from the coding sequence ATGGAGCTGCTGCTCGAGGGCTTCCAGTCTGCGCTGACGCCGACCAACCTGCTCTTCGCCGTGATCGGGGTGCTGCTCGGCACGTCGGTCGGCGTCCTGCCCGGCATCGGGCCCGCGATGACCGTGGCCATGCTCCTGCCGGTGACCTACAGCGTCGGTGTCGACAGCGCGATCATCATGTTCGCCGGCATCTACTACGGCGGCATGTACGGCGGCTCGACGACCTCGATCCTGCTGAACACACCCGGTGAGTCCTCCTCGGTCGTCACCGCGATCGAGGGCAACAAGATGGCCAAGCGGGGGCGGGCGGCGCAGGCCCTCGCGACCGCGGCGATCGGCTCCTTCGTGGCCGGGACGATCGGCACCGCGCTGCTCGCCCTCCTGGCCCCCACCGTCGCCGACGTCGTGGTCAAGCTCGGCGCCCCGTCGTACTTCGCGATCATGCTGCTGGCCCTGTTCATGGTCACCGCCGTGCTCGGCGCCTCGAAGCTGCGCGGCTTCATCTCGCTCTTCCTCGGCCTGACCATCGCGATCGTCGGCACCGCCACCGGCCAGGCCCGCCTGACCTTCGACCAGCCGCTGCTCGCCGACGGCATCGACGTCGTGGTCGTCGCGGTCGCGATCTTCGCGATCGGCGAGGCGCTGTGGGTCGCGGCCCACCTGCGGCGCAAGCCGCTCGAGGTCATCCCGGTCGGCCAGCCCTGGATGAGCAAGGCCGACTGGGGACGGTCCTGGAAGCCCTGGCTGCGCGGCACCGCGCTGGGCTACCCGCTCGGCGCGGTCCCGGCCGGCGGCGCGGAAACGCCGACGTTCCTGTCCTACATCACCGAGCGGAAGCTCTCGAAGCACCCGGAGGAGTTCGGCAAGGGGGCGATCGAGGGCGTCGCCGGCCCGGAGGCCGCCAACAACGCCTCGGCCGCCGGCACCCTGACCGCCCTGCTCGCGATCGGGCTGCCGACCACGGCGACCGCCGCAGTGATGCTCCTGGCGCTGCGGGGCTACGGCCTGCAGCCCGGCCCGCAGCTCTTCGACGCCGAGCCCGAGCTGGTGTGGACCCTGATCGCGAGCCTGTTCGTGGCGAACGCGCTGCTGCTCGTCATCAACCTGCCGATGGCGCCGATCTGGGCCAAGCTGCTCCAGATCCCGCGCCCCTACCTGTACGCGGGCATCCTGTTCTTCGCCTCGCTCGGCGCCTACAGCGTGAACTTCGAGGCCTTCGACCTCGGGCTGCTGCTCGTCTTCGGGCTGCTCGGCCTCACGATGCGCCGCTTCGCGCTGCCCGTGCTGCCGCTCATCATCGGGGTCATCCTCGGCCCGGAGCTCGAGGAGCAGGTCACCACCGCCCTGACCATCTCCCAGGGCGACGTGAGCACCCTGTGGAGCGAGCCGGTGGCGATCGTCGTCTACGCCCTGATGGCGGTGCTGCTGCTGCTGATGGTGCTGGCCGGGCTGCGCAAGCCGCCGGCCACCGCCGCACCGACCGACCCCGAGCCGGCGGTAGCGTCCGACTCGTCCGACCCGTCCGACACCGACAAGCAGGAGGTGCCCCGATGA
- a CDS encoding tripartite tricarboxylate transporter TctB family protein gives MTTTAPPTAGTTTRPVDKAQYGLAAFLVVVGACVLVDAVTLDDGFADQPVQPYAVPYVVGAVLTLLGVLLAVATARGDVPQAEDGEDVDLTGGADWRTVALLVGVFVLNILLIDWLGWAITGALLFAGGAGVLGSRTHVRDVAIGAALSVGTWYGFYSGLGIPIPAGILDGVL, from the coding sequence ATGACCACCACCGCACCGCCCACGGCCGGGACCACGACCCGTCCCGTCGACAAGGCGCAGTACGGCCTCGCGGCGTTCCTCGTCGTCGTCGGGGCCTGCGTGCTCGTCGACGCCGTCACGCTCGACGACGGCTTCGCCGACCAGCCCGTGCAGCCCTACGCCGTCCCGTACGTCGTCGGCGCCGTGCTCACCCTGCTCGGGGTGCTGCTCGCCGTGGCCACCGCGCGCGGCGACGTCCCGCAGGCCGAGGACGGCGAGGACGTCGACCTCACGGGGGGCGCCGACTGGCGCACCGTGGCCCTGCTCGTCGGCGTCTTCGTGCTCAACATCCTGCTCATCGACTGGCTCGGCTGGGCGATCACCGGGGCGCTGCTCTTCGCCGGCGGTGCCGGCGTGCTCGGCAGCCGCACCCACGTGCGCGACGTCGCGATCGGCGCCGCCCTGTCGGTCGGCACCTGGTACGGCTTCTACTCCGGTCTCGGCATCCCGATCCCGGCCGGCATCCTGGACGGGGTCCTCTGA
- a CDS encoding Bug family tripartite tricarboxylate transporter substrate binding protein, with protein sequence MLVHVSPTSHHHPPPRRVRPRRARPLVAVVAALCAVTALAGCGVTRGSDDPSNRRLQMMIPNSPGGGYDLTGRAAAKALEDNDLTGRFEITNVLGASGTVAMQRLANSAGADDLVMTMGLGVVGAVYTNKSDARVSDMTPIARVVEEQEGILVPADSPFQDVGDLVEAWRADPGSVVVGGGSSPGGPDHLFPHQLAAELGIDPREVTYVPYDGGGPLTTALLGEKIDVGTSGLGEFEGQIADGSLRVLAVSGAERLDTVDAPTLTEEGIDMVFTNWRGVLAPPDISEEQREYLTDLFTELHATDEWQDALARNGWSDNFATGDEFATFLEEQDARVEDTLKELGIA encoded by the coding sequence ATGCTCGTCCACGTGTCGCCCACATCACACCACCACCCGCCCCCGCGCCGGGTCCGCCCGCGCCGGGCGCGGCCGCTCGTCGCCGTCGTCGCCGCGCTCTGCGCCGTGACCGCCCTCGCCGGCTGCGGGGTCACCCGCGGCTCCGACGACCCCTCGAACCGCCGGCTGCAGATGATGATCCCGAACAGCCCCGGCGGTGGCTACGACCTCACCGGCCGGGCCGCCGCGAAGGCGCTCGAGGACAACGACCTCACCGGCCGCTTCGAGATCACCAACGTCCTCGGCGCCAGCGGCACCGTCGCGATGCAGCGCCTGGCCAACTCCGCCGGGGCCGACGACCTGGTGATGACGATGGGCCTGGGCGTCGTCGGCGCGGTCTACACCAACAAGTCCGACGCCCGGGTCTCCGACATGACGCCGATCGCGCGCGTAGTCGAGGAGCAGGAGGGCATCCTGGTGCCGGCCGACTCGCCGTTCCAGGACGTCGGCGACCTGGTCGAGGCGTGGCGGGCCGACCCCGGCAGCGTCGTCGTCGGCGGCGGTTCCTCGCCGGGCGGGCCCGACCACCTCTTCCCCCACCAGCTCGCCGCCGAGCTCGGGATCGACCCGCGCGAGGTGACCTACGTCCCCTACGACGGCGGCGGCCCGCTCACCACCGCGCTGCTCGGCGAGAAGATCGACGTCGGCACCTCCGGCCTCGGCGAGTTCGAGGGCCAGATCGCCGACGGCTCGCTGCGGGTGCTGGCGGTCTCCGGCGCCGAGCGCCTCGACACCGTGGACGCCCCGACCCTCACCGAGGAGGGCATCGACATGGTCTTCACCAACTGGCGCGGCGTGCTGGCGCCCCCGGACATCTCCGAGGAGCAGCGCGAGTACCTCACCGACCTCTTCACCGAGCTGCACGCCACCGACGAGTGGCAGGACGCGCTGGCCCGCAACGGCTGGTCGGACAACTTCGCGACCGGCGACGAGTTCGCCACGTTCCTGGAGGAGCAGGACGCCCGCGTCGAGGACACCCTGAAGGAGCTGGGAATCGCATGA
- a CDS encoding sensor histidine kinase, whose protein sequence is MVTRRRGLGPRGGPGSRGPTLAGQFLALQLVVVAVLLTAVGVFGVRQSDAQFQAERGPAMRSMAEDVAGLDPVRSALDAASGSAPDGAPDGTPGGTPVDADELARRLAPSAVRGRAFSGATDVLVVGLDGTVVGAADPSRVGERAALGASDALQGRGWLGEVEVDGRRTVAAHAPIYAEDARFLGIVVAEQTYPALGDRLTGATSDLALYLGLGALLGVGGSYAVSVLLRRRTRGLGAREIDTLADHREALLHSIREGVVAVGTDDRVTMINDAARLTLGVTGEAVGRGVDELGLDPHVVALLAGRDAVDVQDAVALVGDRVVVFNRRRASSQGRGIGSVTTLRDRTELLSLQSQLSSNLSITDTLRAQTHEFDNRLHTISGLVQLGEYDEVRTLVGTLTRRRSEVGAFVSSRIDDPAVAALLLAKDAVADERGVELVLDPGSRLPTLPADVSADLTTVVGNLVDNAVDACSGREAPTVELWLTVVDGVVHVRVRDNGPGVPAELREAIFVRGFSTKPDVLGGRGIGLPLVQLICARRGGRVEADRAAEEGGAEFLVVLPLAVRQGEVS, encoded by the coding sequence GTGGTCACGCGCCGGAGGGGCCTCGGCCCGCGCGGTGGCCCGGGGAGTCGTGGACCCACGCTCGCCGGGCAGTTCCTCGCGCTCCAGCTCGTCGTGGTGGCGGTGCTGCTCACCGCCGTCGGCGTGTTCGGGGTCCGGCAGTCCGACGCCCAGTTCCAGGCCGAGCGCGGCCCGGCGATGCGCTCGATGGCCGAGGACGTCGCCGGGCTCGACCCGGTCCGCTCGGCGCTGGACGCCGCCTCGGGCAGCGCCCCGGACGGCGCCCCGGACGGCACCCCGGGCGGCACCCCGGTCGACGCCGACGAGCTGGCCCGCCGGCTCGCGCCGTCGGCGGTGCGGGGGCGGGCCTTCTCCGGTGCCACCGACGTGCTGGTCGTGGGGCTCGACGGCACCGTGGTGGGCGCCGCCGACCCCTCCCGCGTCGGCGAGCGGGCCGCGCTCGGCGCCAGTGACGCCCTCCAGGGACGCGGCTGGCTCGGCGAGGTGGAGGTCGACGGTCGCCGCACCGTCGCCGCGCACGCGCCGATCTACGCCGAGGACGCCCGGTTCCTCGGCATCGTCGTGGCCGAGCAGACCTACCCCGCGCTCGGCGACCGGCTCACCGGCGCGACGTCCGACCTCGCGCTCTACCTCGGGCTCGGGGCGCTGCTCGGCGTCGGCGGCTCGTACGCCGTCTCGGTGCTGCTGCGCCGGCGCACCCGCGGTCTCGGGGCCCGCGAGATCGACACGCTGGCCGACCACCGCGAGGCGCTGCTCCACAGCATCCGCGAGGGCGTGGTCGCGGTCGGCACCGACGACCGGGTCACGATGATCAACGACGCCGCGCGGCTCACCCTCGGGGTCACCGGTGAGGCCGTCGGCCGCGGGGTCGACGAGCTCGGTCTCGACCCCCACGTCGTCGCGCTCCTCGCCGGGCGGGACGCCGTCGACGTCCAGGACGCCGTCGCGCTGGTCGGCGACCGGGTCGTGGTGTTCAACCGGCGCCGGGCGTCGTCGCAGGGGCGGGGGATCGGGAGCGTGACGACGCTGCGCGACCGCACCGAGCTGCTCTCGCTGCAGAGCCAGCTCAGCTCGAACCTGTCGATCACCGACACCCTGCGGGCCCAGACCCACGAGTTCGACAACCGGCTCCACACCATCTCGGGGCTGGTCCAGCTCGGTGAGTACGACGAGGTGCGCACCCTCGTCGGCACGCTCACCCGCCGCCGCTCCGAGGTCGGCGCCTTCGTGTCCTCGCGCATCGACGACCCCGCGGTCGCCGCGCTCCTCCTGGCCAAGGACGCCGTCGCCGACGAGCGCGGCGTCGAGCTGGTGCTCGACCCCGGCTCCCGGCTGCCCACGCTGCCGGCCGACGTCTCCGCCGACCTGACCACCGTGGTCGGCAACCTCGTCGACAACGCCGTCGACGCCTGCTCGGGCCGCGAGGCGCCGACGGTCGAGCTGTGGCTGACGGTGGTCGACGGCGTCGTCCACGTGCGGGTCCGCGACAACGGCCCCGGCGTGCCCGCCGAGCTGCGCGAGGCCATCTTCGTGCGTGGGTTCAGCACCAAGCCCGACGTCCTCGGGGGCCGGGGGATCGGGCTGCCGCTCGTGCAGCTGATCTGCGCCCGCCGCGGCGGGCGGGTCGAGGCCGACCGGGCCGCGGAGGAGGGCGGGGCGGAGTTCCTGGTCGTGCTGCCCCTCGCGGTACGGCAGGGTGAGGTCTCGTGA
- a CDS encoding response regulator, with protein MLVVDDDFMVARIHTRFVEQTDGFEVVGTAHTGADALRLVEELTPDLLLLDVHLPDQSGLDVLSRLRAAGHRVAVVMVTAERGADAVRAALHGGAMQYLVKPFEQADLADRLHHVAAALGVLGALGGLDEGQADQAVIDQAFGAVAGRGAPAAALPKGLSRETAELVLSAMRERTEISASEAGELVGLSRVTARRYLEHFVDTAAAEVRLQYGTAGRPARRYRAR; from the coding sequence GTGCTGGTGGTCGATGACGACTTCATGGTCGCGCGCATCCACACCCGCTTCGTGGAGCAGACCGACGGCTTCGAGGTCGTCGGCACCGCCCACACCGGCGCCGACGCGCTGCGCCTGGTCGAGGAGCTCACCCCCGACCTGCTGCTCCTCGACGTGCACCTGCCCGACCAGAGCGGGCTCGACGTGCTCTCCCGGCTCCGCGCCGCCGGGCACCGGGTCGCGGTGGTGATGGTGACCGCCGAGCGGGGCGCCGACGCCGTCCGCGCGGCCCTGCACGGCGGCGCGATGCAGTACCTCGTGAAGCCCTTCGAGCAGGCCGACCTCGCCGACCGGCTGCACCACGTGGCCGCCGCGCTCGGGGTCCTCGGTGCGCTCGGCGGCCTCGACGAGGGCCAGGCCGACCAGGCGGTGATCGACCAGGCGTTCGGCGCGGTGGCGGGGCGCGGTGCCCCGGCCGCGGCGCTGCCGAAGGGGCTGAGCCGCGAGACCGCCGAGCTGGTGCTGAGCGCGATGCGCGAGCGGACGGAGATCTCGGCCTCCGAGGCCGGCGAGCTCGTCGGGCTGTCGCGCGTCACCGCCCGTCGCTACCTCGAGCACTTCGTCGACACCGCGGCGGCCGAGGTGCGGCTGCAGTACGGCACCGCGGGGCGTCCCGCGCGCCGGTACCGCGCGCGCTGA
- a CDS encoding M67 family metallopeptidase has translation MLTIDQATYDAIVAHARRDHPVEACGIVAGPEGSDRPERLVEMVNAAGSPTFYEFDSTELLALYKQMWAADEEPVVVYHSHTATEAYPSVTDIGLASEPAAHYVLVSTREHGNNDGPAEFRSYSIIDGVVTEEEVTVVPALPPIDAPSASS, from the coding sequence GTGCTGACCATCGACCAGGCGACCTACGACGCCATCGTGGCCCACGCCCGGCGTGACCACCCCGTGGAGGCCTGCGGCATCGTCGCCGGCCCCGAGGGCAGCGACCGGCCCGAGCGGCTGGTCGAGATGGTCAACGCCGCCGGCAGCCCGACGTTCTACGAGTTCGACTCCACCGAGCTGCTCGCGCTGTACAAGCAGATGTGGGCCGCCGACGAGGAGCCCGTCGTCGTCTACCACTCCCACACCGCCACCGAGGCCTACCCGAGCGTCACCGACATCGGCCTGGCCAGCGAGCCCGCGGCCCACTACGTGCTGGTCAGCACGCGCGAGCACGGGAATAACGACGGCCCCGCGGAGTTCAGGTCGTACAGCATCATCGACGGCGTCGTGACCGAGGAAGAGGTCACCGTCGTCCCCGCGCTTCCCCCGATCGACGCACCGTCCGCCAGCAGCTGA
- a CDS encoding MoaD/ThiS family protein, whose product MAIEVRIPTILRTYTGGEKAVDGTGATLTALIDDLEANHPGIKDRLVETKNDKVELRRFVNIYVNDEDVRFIGSLEATLNDGDQVVVLPAVAGG is encoded by the coding sequence ATGGCCATCGAGGTCCGGATCCCGACCATCCTGCGCACCTACACCGGAGGCGAGAAGGCCGTCGACGGCACGGGCGCCACGCTCACCGCGCTCATCGACGACCTCGAGGCCAACCACCCCGGCATCAAGGACCGCCTGGTCGAGACCAAGAACGACAAGGTCGAGCTGCGCCGGTTCGTCAACATCTACGTCAACGACGAGGACGTCCGCTTCATCGGGAGCCTCGAGGCCACGCTGAACGACGGCGACCAGGTCGTCGTGCTCCCCGCCGTCGCCGGAGGGTGA
- a CDS encoding NYN domain-containing protein, with the protein MTGRRTFVLVDGENIDATLGNSVLGRRPLPEERPRWERVKSFVEGQWGQPVTGLFFLNASNGSLPSSFVQALLAMEYRPVPLSGRSDEKVVDIGILRTLEALLEREDADVVLGSHDADFAEHLTRLLGGDRKVGVLGFREFTSTQLAVDGVTHFDLEYDVRAFNAELPRVRIIPLEEFDPTYFLR; encoded by the coding sequence ATGACCGGCCGCCGCACCTTCGTCCTCGTCGACGGCGAGAACATCGACGCCACCCTCGGCAACTCGGTGCTCGGACGTCGTCCGCTGCCCGAGGAGCGGCCCCGCTGGGAGCGGGTGAAGTCGTTCGTCGAGGGGCAGTGGGGCCAGCCGGTCACCGGGCTGTTCTTCCTCAACGCCAGCAACGGCAGCCTGCCGTCGAGCTTCGTGCAGGCGCTGCTGGCCATGGAGTACCGGCCGGTGCCGCTGTCGGGTCGCTCCGACGAGAAGGTCGTCGACATCGGCATCCTCCGCACCCTGGAGGCGCTGCTCGAGCGCGAGGACGCCGACGTCGTCCTCGGCAGCCACGACGCCGACTTCGCCGAGCACCTGACCCGGCTCCTCGGGGGCGACCGGAAGGTCGGCGTCCTCGGGTTCCGCGAGTTCACCAGCACCCAGCTGGCCGTCGACGGCGTCACGCACTTCGACCTCGAGTACGACGTCCGCGCCTTCAACGCCGAGCTCCCGCGGGTCCGCATCATCCCGCTCGAGGAGTTCGACCCGACCTACTTCCTGCGTTGA
- a CDS encoding GTPase domain-containing protein — MARPVPSPRRGVRAVPGALARGRERVTGVFQHRYPTVAVTGMTGVGKTELVDHLCGRADPEGTSESGSAVMERRVRRDRRLRGFRFRVVPGENAATRLGALDEVFHDEPVDGVLHVVANGLATGRRPAGTTGPALVDREEQLARELEDWTVTAHRIASMAVRRPHPTWLVIVVTKVDLYADDVDAVVRSYSPLSGTPFGDRLDELRALAGAAKLSIDVLPACSHLDGDAVSSERRDAYLAALEARMAQLSGHV; from the coding sequence ATGGCGCGCCCCGTCCCGAGCCCGCGACGCGGCGTCCGCGCCGTCCCCGGCGCGCTCGCCCGCGGCCGCGAGCGGGTCACCGGCGTCTTCCAGCACCGCTACCCGACGGTCGCGGTCACCGGCATGACCGGCGTCGGCAAGACCGAGCTCGTCGACCACCTGTGTGGCCGGGCCGACCCCGAGGGCACCTCCGAGTCCGGCTCGGCGGTGATGGAGCGCCGGGTTCGCCGTGACCGCCGGCTGCGCGGCTTCCGGTTCCGGGTCGTGCCGGGCGAGAACGCCGCCACCCGGCTCGGCGCCCTCGACGAGGTCTTCCACGACGAGCCCGTCGACGGCGTCCTGCACGTGGTCGCCAACGGCCTCGCCACCGGACGTCGTCCGGCCGGCACCACCGGCCCCGCGCTCGTCGACCGCGAGGAGCAGCTGGCCCGCGAGCTCGAGGACTGGACGGTCACCGCGCACCGGATCGCCTCGATGGCCGTGCGCCGCCCGCACCCGACCTGGTTGGTCATCGTCGTCACGAAGGTCGACCTCTACGCCGACGACGTCGACGCCGTCGTGCGGTCCTACTCGCCGCTCAGCGGGACTCCGTTCGGCGACCGGCTCGACGAGCTGCGCGCGCTGGCCGGCGCGGCGAAGCTGTCGATCGACGTCCTCCCGGCGTGCAGCCACCTCGACGGCGACGCCGTCTCCTCCGAGCGCCGCGACGCCTACCTGGCCGCGCTCGAGGCCCGGATGGCGCAGCTGTCCGGCCACGTCTGA